DNA from Daucus carota subsp. sativus chromosome 1, DH1 v3.0, whole genome shotgun sequence:
ACTTTTAATCTGATTTCATATATTTGGAGACCATTTTTGCCAAGAATCTCTTATAAATTTGTTcatcatttttttcaaaaatacccaATTTacagaaataattttcaaacatacggtgcaacctcatttgcaacgcCAGTAACATGAAAATCAACTGggttgcaacctcagttgcaactttaACTATATTTTTGAAGATAAGTTTGAAAACATTGGTACTTTTGCAAATTTCCCAAAAatctattaatataattttcgaCAAAATTATGCCAAAACGTAAATGATAGCATGGTAACTATGCTTGCCTGCAAAGAAATTAACGACTGAGTCCAGTTCAAATTTTTCGCCACAGGAAAATGAGTAGGCAATCCATTCCTCTCCTGGCAAGGAAACGCTGCTACAAGAGCCCACATCGAAAAAACCATCACACTACTCATGACATAAACCGGCATTGCCAATCCATTCGCCTCTTTGCCTCGTGGCTCCACCAGATTACTCGCCATTGCCTGAATCTCCTTGGCCGAAGACCATGACTTAGCAAAACACATATTCAAGTACCTAAAATTTTTACTACTCTGGTCCTTGGAAACCGAGGCCCCTGATCCCCTCCGGCCAAATGACCAGCTCCTCTCTGTAGTTTTCTGCTCCTTGTAATCTTCAGTAATTAACACCAACAACGCGTTCAAAACCTTCTTGGCACGAGCCACCTGTCCGTCTCCAATAGGCCTTTCTTCTAAAGATGTCACAACAATCTCCGCGAGCTTCTGCCAGTAATGTACCATATCAATTGCATAAGTTATCGCATTACATATGTCCAAGGCCTTAACACACCTGTCCTGAAGCTCTGCACTGACGCGATCAAGAGGCGGCTTAATAAATTGAGTTGGATCACGATCAATGATCAAAACGGCCTTAAATTCCGCCTCACAACAGAGGAATGCGTCTAAAAGGCTTCGGAACCAGGCAATCGAGAGGAACACATTGCTCTCGTCGCCTGACGACGCGA
Protein-coding regions in this window:
- the LOC108224997 gene encoding protein ROH1A encodes the protein MPPTDHQSSFLNRISIRRNQVSTMENNHDQELEDIELFQKHVADRLAELASSGDESNVFLSIAWFRSLLDAFLCCEAEFKAVLIIDRDPTQFIKPPLDRVSAELQDRCVKALDICNAITYAIDMVHYWQKLAEIVVTSLEERPIGDGQVARAKKVLNALLVLITEDYKEQKTTERSWSFGRRGSGASVSKDQSSKNFRYLNMCFAKSWSSAKEIQAMASNLVEPRGKEANGLAMPVYVMSSVMVFSMWALVAAFPCQERNGLPTHFPVAKNLNWTQSLISLQEKIGEEWKKKEKKGKGGLLDELQKMEKVVTSLIEFTEAFKFPAEEEKVKEVEAQVAELSDICKRMGESLGPLQQQVREIFHRLVRSRGELMDLVEQAGFITAASN